The window TTAAATCTATCATAATGATAAATTCTTATTGACCACGGGCTTATATCTGGCCAGTACAATtttgtgtgggtggaggtgAGACAGTGTACTGCAGCATGCCTGAAGTGACCCGGTGGTGACCCTTTGATAGTAGGTGGCATCTACTTACAGGCCATTTGTTGCAGGGCAGCTGTTGAAACGGCTAAACGCTATTTTTCTAACAAAAAAGGGTGGTATTTACCTAACTGTTACATTATGGCATCCTACTGAATTTAACACATCAGATCTGTCTATAAAGGGTTGTATTTAAAGAGGTTTCTTCTTTTCAGAACAAATCCTCCggccaaacaaatcaaaacattttttttttttttaaatgtgtcgaTGTGCTGTTGAGTAATTGTGTTGGTGGGTTCCTGTGACTCAATAACTACACGCctgcatttagaaaaaatacagaaatagacATGctggttatttaaaaaaatattactcTATAGTCTTCtcagtaaaaacaaacacaaacatttgccCTAATGACAAACCATTGTTCTAATGAGAGAGTCTCTGACTGTCCATGCTGTGTGAGCACGCACTGACAAAACAGCTAGGATCTGATTTAATAACCACAGGTGTACCTGATCCGTTGCATTAGACATTCCATCGTATAATTTGCTCGCTCCCTTATCTGCTATGGGTGactaaagaacaaaaacaatgcTAATACCACCTGACAATTTTGGAGGCATACATCACAGGATCTGTTTATGGTCTGAGACAGTATCTCCAGCTCCAATTAAGCATGCCAGAATTAGTTGCAGTGTGGCCCACAGCAGCCCAGCTCAGAGTTATGGATGAGCAGTCACTCTAGCAATGCCTGACCCTGTGTGCTAATTAGATATGACATTAAAATAACATGAGCCAGAGCCAGACTTGTGCAGAAATTAAAATGCCTTTCGTCCAAGAACCTTCCAATATAACAAATAAGGACGGGctaattggaaatattaaggtAGTACTTACACACGCACATTTTGTGGCGAgaacaaacattaaatataaCAGGCTATATTcttcactgtttctgtttttgtagtAGTACAACAAAGATAGGTGTAGGGATTTGTTTAACAGATACATTACTTCCTCACTTCTGACATCTCGCATCATGACTTGCTGTAAAATTAAGTGGTTTTTGCTTAACTGCACGCCATAACCTTTTGTAATTATTCTTCTTTGAATGGATTGGATCTGTTTACAGAGAAGTTAATAGAGTGGCGATTTTATGTCTCCTGTTTATAGTGTGGTTAACTGGCTACAGCAACGGGTGGGCGGTAAAAAACACAACCCAACGCTCTTCAGAAAGCAGCATTCAAAAtcttattttaatttgtatatTTACTCCATAAacattattacaaaactcagcaaGTTACCAATATTACATTATCACCATACAGGCTTGATcacaaatatttaaaacctTTGCAACagttacaacaaaacaaaaaaacaaaataatactcAAATAATTTACATGAAAATCTATAAAACAGCAAATTGTtcacaaattatattttttttccaggttttcatattttttctttgcttatttgtgttttgcacaATAACACAACACTCTCACAACAAGATCATGGTCTTATTACAAAACTcccaacaaaatgtaaatatttctaGTTTTTCTGTTGATACTTTCATATTTTggtttttaaaaccagaaactTGTCATTGTATATCCTTTCCACTGCCCATAGAGGCGCATAAAAggttactcacacacacaaatacttcaCAGCACTTTCTAAGAAAAATATACACTTACAAAATATGTTACAAATTGGcacacaaaaaatatacaaGATTTTGTAGTGTCAAGAGTTCATTAAGATTCCTTCTGGTAACAACTCTAGACAGTTTATATAAAGCTCGGTAATCTTTTAATGAAAAGAGCAAAAGTAATCCCAATCAATGTCAAAGAATCATGAAGTGAATACATcaaacataacattttaataTACATTCATAAAGAGGGTTAGGTACCTAATctattttgcatttctttttttgttaactctgggaaaacaaaaagaaagaaaagaaaagaaagaaaagaaaaacaattgtCAGCTTTCTTAGCACCATTAACATGAGGCAGCTCAACAGtggcacatttttaaacaaaaagaagaaaaaagaaatctatgAACTCAGAGAAGTACATTCAATTTGACAATAGGCAGAAATGAGAGAAGGCAGACTAAATGGGCCTGCAGCCCATGTGGAGCTTCCCATCAGCAGCTTGTCTTGGTCCTAACCCTGATACActggagaaaagaaacaaaggatcatggcagagaggagagaaaaaaagaagacagaaagatTGATTATGATTCTTGCCATATGCAAGCAATCAATTACTATCACCTGTGCGTCAGAATTACCATATCCAGTGTGACAAGGCCTGTTTTTACATCAAGCTTCAATTTACCCGCACATCTCCACGCAGTCTCGTGTAATTACTGCGATGCTTAAAACCTAACATTCAAAAGAGAGAGATGTTTGAGTATATACTTGTAAAAAGACACTCTTGTAAGCAATTGAAGGGGCTCCGCTTTTCTCCTGAAATTCATTTAGAACATAAACTCTTGTATCTGATTGTATAACCCATTAAAGATGAATGTATGGTTTGTTTTAAGGTGGATTTATTTCAGGGTAGCGAGGCAGTGAATGAGCCCAAAGTAATCAATACAAATAGATGGGGGGATACACTGGATCAGATAGCACCaatacttttttgttttcaatttgtgCCTTTATTTGGCCTTTACTTTATGGCGGTGATATTTTCTGTCAATACATTGACCTATTTAAACTAAGATGACAACATTTGAAAGAAagtgacttcaaaataaagaagTTACATTAAGACATTATGTGAAAAAGGAAACCCAAAAATAATCAGAGACTGAAAACACCCGTGGTGCAACCTAAGATATGGCAGTGTTATGAAAGAAATTACATGATGTCAAGAGAATTACTGTTTCCGTTACCATTTCAGGTAAGATAGAAGTAAGATTCCCACGTGGAGCTAATGCAAAGACATGCTTTCCTTCATTTACAAGATTACAGATGTCATTTGTACTGAaaactgttttcacattcacattaaaatCTAACTGCAAAAATGTCATGTCCATTCACGACTGATGCGTTGATCAGAATCTCTGTGAGTAACAAACTGCCATGAATTTCCAGTACAAAAACAGCTATTCAGCGAGGCACAGCCCCAACTGACAGATTATTTCCTTGCTTACCCTCAAACATCAGCACCAAACTCTCCTTGGTCCAGAAAAAGCTCATTTGAACATCTCTTTTTTCATCTCCTTCCTCTACAGTAGCCTTCAGAGCAGATCTCCCCTTTGCCTCTCTTTTGTTGCTTCTCAGTGCCAGGCGATGTTGAGGTAAATTGAATTTGGCAAACAAAGTGGGGGAAACGAGGAGAATTCAGAGTCTTTCTGATTTGGTTTAGTGAGTGGCGGTGTACCACTGCCAGCTGTTGGTGCCTTTCatcagagaagagagaaaagtcCCAAATAAAGAATTCCTGTAGTGGCAAGTGTCTGTAAGGAGTCTCCAACCCGAGCAGCCAATACTCCAATGAATAGAAAAGAGGAACAGCCAATATTCACACATATATAAGAGGTCATTTACACAGCATTGTTACTTTTGGCACATTGATTTTAAGATTATAATCatctttttttgcaaatattgcATGTCCCTGTACAACAACATTGACAAAAATACTCTGAGGGTGGAGCTTTTATGAATTTGCAaggtgtaaaaatgtaaatttagaTAACCAGTTCCTCTAAACtccagaagaaaaaagaaatgcttgATAAAAGGAAATGGGGAGTCATTCCAACcttgagggagaaaaaaaagacaacgtCTGATATGTCATCAATACAAAATGGTCCCATCTTGTCTTTTCAAGATGTCTTGGGCTTAAATACGGCTCATTTATCGTAGGTTTCCCTCTTGAAATGAGCCAGGCAGTGTATGAAGGACAGCAACAACAGGACATCCATATTCTGCATACAAAaacagatgaggaggagaggtgcgTAGATGTCACTCAATGCATTTGTGTATATAGCTACATCTTTAGGGAAAAAGgggaataaatacataattcagGGGAGCTAGTTCTGCTGAGAAAATACGAAAACAAAGTTCCTCGTAAAGGCGACAGAATTGTTTTCAAggcttattctttttttcagacaaaagtgaaaacaaaaacgactataagaagaacaaacaaagcagaaacaacaaaagcaagaaaaaaatgcagccaTGGTCGTTTCAAATCTCAATCAAGCTTGACACAATCACTCAATAGGTAGTTTGCAAAGTACAAGAAGTTTTTCATGCAGATATTAATTTCCTCTTCGGGGGGGTTAAAAGGAAGTGGGAGTAGTCAGGGGGAACGTAGTAGTCATGCAGCTCTGGCATAGCGTCAGTGTAGGTATGCTTGGGAGGGAGGGCTGAGCAGGTAGTGGGGGAAAGTGAGAGGGGGTGCAACAGCAGCTGACAAAATATTACCTCAGTTTCTCAAAAGAGGTCATCAGTGCTATGTCCTTATTTGGGTCTCTCTCAGCTCGCTTCCCCTTCAGTGTCTCAATCCGAGGAAACTTTGCACTGGTCTTGTGACGGTACAGCTTTTTGTGCGCAGGCCCGGGGTTAATAAAGTTGGGTTTATCAAACACGTTACAGCCCAATGCTAGTTGAGGGAATAAGGGATGAGAAGGGTTGAATTTGGCCTGGTTTTTTCCTCCCTTGCCCCCTGCCTTTCTGCCTCTCCCAGCCCCCGTTAGCACGGCTCCTTTTTTCTTCAGGTCTGCCTCTGTGCCTGCCAAGATTTTGAGGGTCTTTAGGTTGAGGCTGTTGGCCTCAGAGGGCATGCAGGCCTCAGACATGGGATTCCACAGTGGCTCAATGGAGGCCATCATGAACCTTTGGACCTCAGCCATGCCAGATACAATGTTGGACAGAATATTGGAGGGCTCTTCGAATTCTCTCTGGTCATCTCCAACCAGGCTGTTGCTCTCTGACCAGCCAGTGCCAGACCAGTCCCCAGTGCTACTACTGTCAGTCAGGCCTGTGCCACAACCACCTGCCTGGTTCTTTGCTGCCTTACCCTCCAGCATGGCCTTGATCTTTTTAGTGGAGCGTGAGTTCTGTTTGGGCGTCTTGGCCTTTTCTGACTTGGGAGCTCTGGGAGCCCTGACTTTCTTTGGGCTCTGTCCTGCAGCTGTCTGTTTGCAATTGCCTTTCCTCTTTGACTTAATGCTTTTCGAACCAGCCATCATCTCATCAGTCTGTTCATCAAATTCTGTACCTCCCAGCTCCTTTTTATctaaacacaacacatcctGATTGTTGAAGTTGTGTAGCGGAAATTGGCCTTCTTCCACCGGATATGAATTTGCTGTGTGCTCTTGTTGCTGCATGACATCACAGTTCCACTTCACCTCCCTATTGCAGTCCATACTCATGTCATTCACATCCTGGTATTCTCCAACATTCCCCGCCATCTTCATCTCACGCCCCACCACTTGGGGGGACAGGTTGGGGGTCTCAGGAGGGGAAAGCTCTGACAGTGATGAGTGTCTAAACTTGTCAGGGGTGAAGTTGGAGATGTCCAGCAGGTCTGAGGACTCCCTGAGTGGGGTAAGGGAGTCCACACTCTGCTGAATCACCACTTTAGGACTGCAATGAGCTAAGAAGCTGTCtcggccctcctcctcaccctctcgCTCACAAGACTTGAGGCTGAGGGAGCTGTAATTGCTGGAGGAGGCTGACAGAGAGCCCACTGAGTCATAGCTGATGAGCCTGCCATTGTCTGTGCATAGGGACCCTCTCTGGTATTGCACCTGGCCCTCCACACAAGCAGACTGACACACTTGCAGATCTGCCCCAGGCTGCAGCCCAGTCTCAGTCAGGTAGCTCTTCTCATAAAGTAGCCTGTCAGCCTCAGGGCTCAGCTGGCTGTAGTTAGACACTGGCAGGCTGTCATTCAGGGGCACAGCAGCTGGGAAGTTGTTGGGCAAGATGGGAGTTTCAGGGGTCTCAGGTCCAAAGCTCTGGCTGTGACTTGCACAGAGCTGTGGGTGCCACATCTGGGGGAAGCTGGGGCAGTTCTGGGGAGACTGCTGGAGCTCTGACTccgagggaggagagaggacgcAGCTCTGAGCGAGCTGCAGAGAAGAAAACTGTTTCTCCTCTAGGGATAGCCCCAGAGGATACTGCTGCCTAGAGGGCTGCTGGGGGAAATAAGAGATAGCTGCCCCACCAGAGGAGTCTGTAGCATCTAACAGGGTCTGCAGGTAGCCCCCCGGGATGACAGGGACAcccgcctccacctcctctgagGAGGGAGCTTTGTCAGGAGAGCAGGTGGACGAAACAAAGGGGAATTTCTCCTCAGATGTGTGAGCGGTGGTGGCATTGTCAGAAAAATGGGATTTGACTGTAGTCGAGCTAATGCCTGCCTCTTCTAACCCAGCAGTAGGGTCCTCAATCTGTGCCGCAGCGACACAGGCATCCGTTTCATTTGTCAcgctcctcccctcctctccttctgcctctttcattttcttgctCCTCAGCCTGGCTTCGCTTTTGAATTTCCTTATCCtgactgttttatttcctcccaatctcctcccctccctctcctccctctcctgggAGCGGCTCTTGGCTGTAACTGTGTGCGTGATGGAGTTTGTGTCTAATGTCACTGGGAGGCCGGGGGCTGCTATTATTCCCCCAACCGTGGGGGTGGCCTCTTCTTTAGTGACACCTCCCTGGCCCCGATCAGAGAGAGGGGAGGCTTGTGCTGTTGCTGATTGCTCCACAGTGTGAATCCTCTGAACCTTAAGCCTGTTTGCAATCTTGTATTTCCTTTTGGGATGACTAGAATTAAAAGGGCGATGATGGCGTCCGTTTAGATGAAAACCGCGTTGTTGTTTATCTCTGGCAGCCAGCTTAAGctgttcctgtctctctctttgcctctcCTGCCAGAAATCCTTCAGAGGAGCCAGTGTCTCATATTTGCttactgtgtctgtgtttaagcTCACAGTAGCATCCACAGGGTCCAACTTGCCCAATTTCACTGACATGAGCCTCTCTCCTTTAAACctgttgatgatgatgtacTTGATGACCACTGGCGGCTCTTTGCGACAGGATTTCCGACGTTTTTTCGGGCACCAGTCaacatcttcctcttctttttgaCCAGCGGgagctttctcttttttctctgcatTCTTCTCACTCTCAAGCGAATCAACATCATATAAGTAATCATCACTGTATCGAACCTTTCTCTTGGAGCGCAAACCATAGTTGAGAGGGTTAGAGGGGCTGAGCAATCTCTTTGAGTGGCCCTTATTAAACTTGCCCTCCTGCAGGGTGTCTGAGGAGGAGCCAGTGCAGGAGCTGTCATCACTGAATTCGCCTGACTCCTCTGTGGAATTGAAGTCCATCAGGTAGTTGACTTTGGGAGTTGACATGGGCGAGCCTTGTGACCCATCAAGGGGGCTCCTACTACTGCAGTCCCCAGCCTTTCCTTCCTGCCCTGTTTCAAGGATGAGCTCATCAGTTTTGGGCGGAATCTCCTCAGTGCTCCTCCTCAAGACTCCTGCTCCTTCCTCTTTCTTGGCACAGTTGGCCAGAACACTAGGGAAGAAGTTGAACTGTGTCTCCTCCTGgagcacatttgttttttccctcATGTTGTCCTGGAAAGATTCATAACGAATCTTAAGCGAACAGACATCACTGCTTAAAGTCGAGTCATCGTCCTCATCATCAAATAGATTGTCAACGTCTTCCTCAGAAAAGAGGTTGACAGACAGTTCATTCTTTGAACAAAGGTCCAGCAGTTCCATCTTACTCTCACTGATGAAGGATTCAAAGTAACCCCAGTCCTGGCTGGCATTAGCAAGCAGAACCTCCTCTCCGCTCACTTTGTCCAGTAACAGTCCATCATACAGGTTCTTAGCAGTTGCATCATCCTCTGGGTCTTCACAGtcctctgttgttttgttttcatccactCTCTTGCCCTCACCTGAGGCTTTCGGCAGAGGAAAGCTAAGTAGCTGGTCAGAGAGGAGTTGTTCTCCATAGTGACTCACTGCCTCCCCCGCATGGCTCAGGCACTGGATGCTGATGTTGTTGATGTCAGAGAAGTCCTCTCGGCTCACATCCCCTATCCTCACACTTAGCCCAGTCTCTGTGTCAGGGTTAGTGTTAGGGTCATGGGGTGTGCTGGGGATGGAATTAGGATCAGTAGCATCACGGGTCTCAATGAAGCAGCCGAGGCAGGTGCGGGTAGGCTGAAGAAGACACTCCTCTGTCAAGGCAGACACTGTGCTTGGCTCCATCATTGAAGCCGACAGAGGGAGGGCAACGGGCAGCAGGAGGGTACTCTTCTGGGTGTCTCCCGTTGGGCCCCAGGAGCTTACAGGTGGGGTGGGAAGTGATGTCGGAGTGGGAGTGTGGTGAAGGTGGGGGACTACTGTTGGAGTGTCATCGGAGGGAGTACAGGGCGCCGCTGTCAGGCTCAGAGTGGAGTCAGTGCCAAGGGGCAAAGGGAGGGTTGGTGATGTATGCGTGGTCCTCGGGTGTGTCGGGCAGGCTTGTTGCGAAGTCTCTGCggcaggaggaggtgaggatggagggagagcagcATCAACGAGCCCACACAGACTCAGATCGCCACTCTGCTTACATACCCctgcagagggaaaaaaaaggaaaagatttCAGCTCTCTCAGCTCTGTAAGTCTGAAGTTAAATTACATTGTTTTTGCTCTGTAGTTACACTGACATTTCTTCTGGGCTGCTGAAATGCAATTAGTGTCAATTAACCCCCTAGAGctcaaaatgtcattttgtgatGCCAGCTTTAAACATTAATGATTCAGTTTTGGTACTAGCTTGAATAAGAGGTATTAGCGTTGTCAAGTTAGGCAAGGACAACTTCTTACCCATTACTGCTTGATGTTCAAATGTAAAAGAGGAGGGAGTAacacagccataaaaaaaaatcctgccaATTTCTCAGAAAGCATTAAACACAAGGAAGGTGACTCACAAACTGAgtcccctgcttcctgttatGTTAACAGGGTGGCATAAGTGAAACTgataaagagcaagaaaaaaTGCTGTTGTATTAAGTACAACTAAATGAGCAATTGTATCAAATGCTTACAGAAACAGTGACTCCTGGATTGTCCTGAAAGTGGGTGTTTGTGATTAATGGAATGACTTCTGCTACTAAGAAATCCTTTATTTCATTGTTACTAAATGCTTTGAATTTTATGCTAAACAAAGCTTTTACCCATAGACAGAGAGTAGGAAAATTCAATCCAAAATGTTTCTAATTGTGTAACTGAAAACAACGTCCTCTCTAATATATAACAATGATACTATGGTATTATATGTTTTCCTTTACCAGTCCAAGAACAATATATGAGACCAATTTAATGCAGCTGTCTTGCATTCCATCCCCCTCTCTTTagcatttcatttgtttagaTCCAACTTAGCACTCAGGTAACAAGATACCACAAAATTACACAGATTTGCAGCAACAATAGCGGTAATGACTAAATTGAAAGTAGGTTTCAGTGATTTTCTTCAGGTCGATTGTGACAATGTCTTAATCAGTTGAAGACATCCATCTGATGAGTAACAATCAAAACCCACAGAAGCGGGCTTGTAGCAGCAGGCAGATAGCTTTGTTTGCTCTGCATAATTAGATGACAGCAGCCGAGGCAGGTACGTACACATGGGACACGACAGGCCCATATGCTGGAGACTGTATAACCAATATCATCTACACCTGCCTCCCTCTACAGTCCCAAGCTGCTACCTCACACATATTCTGTAAAATCCTGCCagggtaaaaaaattaaaactgaaaaacaaaccacagcaatTAATGTGTTCACAGAGGTTAACTAGCAACATCGTCCATTTGAGAATGGATCTGCCTAATCATTACTGAAGAACTGATAAACACTTGAGGGGAAGACTGCCTGACAACATTCAGCATGGCTGTATTGATGATGAGTAAATCTTTGAATATGGATGTGATTGGGAAGTGATTCAACAAGGTAATGAAATTTGTGAGAGCAGGTCTCTCTGGGTCTGTGGCCTGCGGACACATCGGAGCAGCCATAATGCCTACTAAACGCATACAAGTGCGCTACTGTCATCCTTAATGAAGAAATCCTCAGGAGAAATAATACTTCTTCTCCCTTCCCCTCAGAGTCAGAAAACTGTTATGGCAGCAACTTGTCAGGGGCTGCAGAAGCATCACAGCGAGGCGTTTTGCCATTGGTTCCATCCAATCTGTGAGCCGATTGACCTCAGAGCAAAAGCATGTTACTGACACATGTTCTCTGTGGAGGGCTGAGACTGCGTAAGAGAATGGAACATACCACCATCACCTATTGGTTCTGTTTTTCCACACTAGCTTTCCTcgcctttctgtttctctcgcTACCAGGAAAGTTATCAGCTTCCTTCATCAGCACTAAGTTAATTATTAAGTTTGGGGGTTTTTTCACCCGcactttcattttcatgacaGCATGTATATCGCGTATGAAGCAAGCTTGTTGTTAATTATGTAGTGGATCGAAATCACATCACTCATGGATGGCGTTGTCATGGACGTATACAGAAAAATTATAgtataaaatgctaaaatgggtcGCCATATGTATTTGGGCCGCTGCAAATATACCTAGGCGGACTGCCCAAGTAAAGCAcacgtgtgggaaacactgtgtgGACTTCTGCTTTAAAGCATCAGATGACAACAGTGGACAcagttcatttgttttgtttatttaatt of the Sparus aurata chromosome 18, fSpaAur1.1, whole genome shotgun sequence genome contains:
- the nexmifb gene encoding neurite extension and migration factor yields the protein MDVLTDSGLTLIVKTPEPENANAVENTGVCKQSGDLSLCGLVDAALPPSSPPPAAETSQQACPTHPRTTHTSPTLPLPLGTDSTLSLTAAPCTPSDDTPTVVPHLHHTPTPTSLPTPPVSSWGPTGDTQKSTLLLPVALPLSASMMEPSTVSALTEECLLQPTRTCLGCFIETRDATDPNSIPSTPHDPNTNPDTETGLSVRIGDVSREDFSDINNISIQCLSHAGEAVSHYGEQLLSDQLLSFPLPKASGEGKRVDENKTTEDCEDPEDDATAKNLYDGLLLDKVSGEEVLLANASQDWGYFESFISESKMELLDLCSKNELSVNLFSEEDVDNLFDDEDDDSTLSSDVCSLKIRYESFQDNMREKTNVLQEETQFNFFPSVLANCAKKEEGAGVLRRSTEEIPPKTDELILETGQEGKAGDCSSRSPLDGSQGSPMSTPKVNYLMDFNSTEESGEFSDDSSCTGSSSDTLQEGKFNKGHSKRLLSPSNPLNYGLRSKRKVRYSDDYLYDVDSLESEKNAEKKEKAPAGQKEEEDVDWCPKKRRKSCRKEPPVVIKYIIINRFKGERLMSVKLGKLDPVDATVSLNTDTVSKYETLAPLKDFWQERQRERQEQLKLAARDKQQRGFHLNGRHHRPFNSSHPKRKYKIANRLKVQRIHTVEQSATAQASPLSDRGQGGVTKEEATPTVGGIIAAPGLPVTLDTNSITHTVTAKSRSQEREEREGRRLGGNKTVRIRKFKSEARLRSKKMKEAEGEEGRSVTNETDACVAAAQIEDPTAGLEEAGISSTTVKSHFSDNATTAHTSEEKFPFVSSTCSPDKAPSSEEVEAGVPVIPGGYLQTLLDATDSSGGAAISYFPQQPSRQQYPLGLSLEEKQFSSLQLAQSCVLSPPSESELQQSPQNCPSFPQMWHPQLCASHSQSFGPETPETPILPNNFPAAVPLNDSLPVSNYSQLSPEADRLLYEKSYLTETGLQPGADLQVCQSACVEGQVQYQRGSLCTDNGRLISYDSVGSLSASSSNYSSLSLKSCEREGEEEGRDSFLAHCSPKVVIQQSVDSLTPLRESSDLLDISNFTPDKFRHSSLSELSPPETPNLSPQVVGREMKMAGNVGEYQDVNDMSMDCNREVKWNCDVMQQQEHTANSYPVEEGQFPLHNFNNQDVLCLDKKELGGTEFDEQTDEMMAGSKSIKSKRKGNCKQTAAGQSPKKVRAPRAPKSEKAKTPKQNSRSTKKIKAMLEGKAAKNQAGGCGTGLTDSSSTGDWSGTGWSESNSLVGDDQREFEEPSNILSNIVSGMAEVQRFMMASIEPLWNPMSEACMPSEANSLNLKTLKILAGTEADLKKKGAVLTGAGRGRKAGGKGGKNQAKFNPSHPLFPQLALGCNVFDKPNFINPGPAHKKLYRHKTSAKFPRIETLKGKRAERDPNKDIALMTSFEKLR